In the genome of Candidatus Peregrinibacteria bacterium, the window GAGGGCCGAAAAAAATCCATCCTTGAGCCCCTGCCTCATGATGGTGAGAAAAACAGGTCCGGGTGATGTGGCAAGTGTAAAGCCGAGAAGAAAACTGGTAATGTATGGAATCATCGAAGAAAAAATATTTAAAAAAACTTCTGAATCCTCCAGAAGTCTCGTTATTTTTTATGCAAATTCTCGCGCATCAACGAACCTTCTGGAATATCCAGTTTTGTCGTCGATTCTGCCGAGCGGTGATGCGGTGTTTTTCCATCGCGCGCACTCTATCAATTTTAAGGTCATTTTGTCAAATTTTTTGGAAAAAGATCCATATCCTGTCGGAGCGTTTCGACAGAATCGTATTTTTCTAAAATACAGTTTAAAAGCCAGTAAAACAATGATTTTTTCATAAAAAAATTCTTCTCTTTTTGCAATAAAAAAATATGAAGATATACTCGCAAACATAATTCCTTTTTCTCCCGTTTCCATGATTCTCACAAAAACCACCACAATTTCTTCAGTGTCTTCCACCACTGTTCATCTCGAAGAATATCAAAATGACAATGTAAAAAAGACATTTGATCCTGACTGTATGCCGATTATTCTGCAGGATGCTGTCGAAAAAGAATGGCAATTTCTCAATGCACTTCCTTGGGAAGGGAAAACAATTCTTGATATTGGTGTCGGACAGGGACGACATGCTCTCAAATATGCACCTCAGTCAGAAAAATATATCGGAGTTGATATTGCAGAAGATATGATCAATACAACAAGAAAAAGTGCTGAGAAACATGGGATTCAGAATATATACCTCATTCATTCCGATGCGGAATTTTTGGATGATGTCCCTGGAGATTCCGTCGATCGTGTGCTCTGCATGTATTTTACAGCGGGGAATTTTCGAAAAGACAATTTCAATGTCGCCAAATATGAAAAGGGAGAAATCACAAAAAATGAAAAATTTATTGCAATTCTTCGCCATATGTATCGCATTTTGAAAAAAGGGAGCATATATCTTACGGTGTATAAACAGTGCACAGCGACAAAGAACATGCA includes:
- a CDS encoding class I SAM-dependent methyltransferase, whose protein sequence is MILTKTTTISSVSSTTVHLEEYQNDNVKKTFDPDCMPIILQDAVEKEWQFLNALPWEGKTILDIGVGQGRHALKYAPQSEKYIGVDIAEDMINTTRKSAEKHGIQNIYLIHSDAEFLDDVPGDSVDRVLCMYFTAGNFRKDNFNVAKYEKGEITKNEKFIAILRHMYRILKKGSIYLTVYKQCTATKNMQFEFYSKTGQHILNAHTNDPFMATKEGFWSLRFTKELMLGNLAHVGIRPDQVVFHDLNEISWIVEISKQ